The genome window TATGCTATTTATGGACTATTTGTTCTCTGCAAGAAATCTAGAAGAGAAGATTGGATTCTATGGAAGGTTTCCAAAGCAGATCATTGCGAATCTAGAAATTTGGGTCAATCCACTAGTGAAGTTTGTATGGGTTGGCAGCTTGATGTATTTTCTCTCAGGATTGTTTATCTTACTTCCTATCGGCGAAGGCAAAAAACGCGATCAAGGCTAAGGTTTTCGATCCTACCTGATTCTCACAGTAATATCTGTTACTTGCCCGCCTGCTGGATGGCTTGGTGGAAAATAAGATAAAACGAGAAGATATGATCCAGATTTTTCAACAGGAAACTCAAGTTGCCATTTACTTTTCTATATTCAGATAGAACTTCACTTTTTCCTGATTGGCAAAGTACCGAAACTCACCATCAAAACAATAACTGCAAATAACGAATTTGCTCTATCAGCTTAGATTTAAGCTCTACGGGTTTCGATGGCTGTTTCTTAGGTGGCTGGCTACGAAAACCAGCATGGAATTTTATAGACTAAAACTGGCATTCAGTAGAAAATATCCAACATACAACTTGATCTACAATATGAATCGTAAAATCCTTATCTTGATTATTTTATTTATGACATTGGAGGTTTCAACCCAAAGTTTTAAATTATCCAAACCAGACATTCAAAAAAAGGAAATACTGGCACCAGGAGTCATATATTTACTCGACAAGGATGCCGAAAAAGAATTTTTCAAATACGATTTGAATCCCCGTGAGATTGCAAAAACGAAGCTCCTACCCTTCAAGAATTGGATTAAGGGAATCTTAGAAAAAAAAGATTTTGATTCCTTGATCAGCAAGACAAATATTCTTCCTCGAGAACTGAGAAAAAAGCTTAAGGTAACCGGTCAGAATGAGACAAACGATTCCGAATCTCTCGAAAAAGAATGGAAGACCTTTTATAAAAATTATGGGAAGGATCCTTATTGTGGATATGATCAATTCTTAAATACTAAATTTGAAGAAATGTCAATTCTTCCTTATGAGATGAACGAGCCAATTTCCGTAGACGTCGACTCAAACGAAAAATTCACTCAATACAACGTGACTTACTTAATCCAAATCAATCCGAATTCTCTAACCCCCCATTCTTTCTTGGTGAATACAACTTTCCATAATTCTAATAACTATAATTTTCATTTTCTAACGCGGTATATCAATCATTGCCCAATTCACAACTCTGATGTTGGCAATATAAAATGGTATTCGGAAAATGGACCTGAAAGGGAAGAATTGGAACCAGGTATATTTTTTAAGAAACCAACTCCTTTTGTAAAAGAAAAATTTTTGATCAATCATATTGACCCGCGTGAAGTTGCAAAAATCCATGTTGCGAAACAAGCAAACGGACTAAAACATTCTTTTGAACTGGGCTCTGTACCTCAACTCGTAGAACGACTTGGATATAAATTTTTAAAATACTCTGCCGATCAACTTGGCGTAGAATACCTTGACTGGGATCCAGGCGATACATTAAGGCTAATCCAAGAAAACATTGATAATCAAATTTCACGAAAGGAAAATTCCTTTTGCGGATTGAATGATCTCTACCAGCACAAAACAACTCAGATTGAAATCCAACCGGAGAACATTCGCCTTCGTGATGCAGATCCAAGGGAAGAAACAGAGATTTTTGATATAAACTATCTCGTTACTTTTGTTCTCGATAAAGAGGTAAATGGAAAACAAAAGTCATTTCAGTTTCTCATCAAATACGGCTTGAGAGAAAATCAAATTTCAACAAATTCAATACTAGATTTAGTTTCCTCCGATTGCTTGAAGAGATAAGAAATGTCCCGCGCCAGAGATTGCAGCGGAAATCCTTTTGCTAAGCAAAAGATTGAAGCGTAAAGCGCGGTCAGGGGTAAGACCACCCCTACAGACTGGCAAAAAGCGAAAAATCTTCGTTCTTATGTTACTTTGGGGGTAGTAAAGTAAAATAAGACTTTTCTTATGTTACTTTGAGGGTAGTAAAGTAAAATAAGACTTTTCTTATGTTACTTTGGGTAAATTACAAAGATGATTAAACTAGAAACCTACCGCTCTGGAAGTTTGGAAAAACATCCTACAGTATACTCCTATTTTCTACCCACCCCAATTAACGACCATTGGCAATGGGGTGATCAAACTCTCAATTTGCTATTAGAAAAAGCAGCTATCAAACTAGGAGAATTGAATTCATTTGCCCGACTGGTTCCTAATATTGATTTATTTATTCAGCTACATGTCACAAAAGAGGCTGTGATTTCCAGCCGTATTGAGGGAACTCAAACAGAAATGGAAGAAGCGCTACTTGAGGAAGAGGAAATTTCTCCTGAAAGAAGAAATGACTGGATCGAAGTTAAAAACTATATCAACGCTATTAACCAAGCTATTCAAGAACTGGAATCACTTCCTATATCTTCAAGACTTATAAAACAAACTCATAAAATTCTACTCAGTAGTGTAAGGGGGGAAAATAAATTACCAGGAGAATTCCGCAATAGCCAGAACTGGATTGGTGGCGCTTCTCTTCTAGATGCTGTTTTCATTCCACCTAATCAAGATTATGTCAATGAATTAATGAGTGACCTAGAAAAGTTCCTTCACAATGAAGAAATTAATGTCCCGGCACTCATTAAAATTGGTATTGCTCACTATCAATTTGAAACGATACATCCATTTCTAGATGGGAACGGACGAATTGGCAGATTATTGATCACTTTATTTTTGGTAGACAAAAAAGTTCTGCAAAAACCTCTATTATATCTTTCTGCATTCTTTGAACAGAACAAGGGGCTTTATTACGATAAACTTACAATTGTGAGGAATTCAAATGACTTACTTCAATGGCTAAAATACTTTCTAATCGGAATTGCCGAAACAGCAGAAAATGCTACACGAACTCTTTCTTCCATATTAGAATTAAAATCACGATTGGAAATTACTTTATCCAAAACCTTTGGAAAAAGAGCCGCTAATGCTAATTTATTATTACAAAATTTGTTTTTAAATCCGGTCGTTCATGTAAAACAAGTTCAATCAATTTTGGATTTGAGTTATAAATCAGCAAACGATTTGATTAATGATTTCGTAGAGCAAAATATTCTTAAAGAAATGACTGGACAGATTCGAAATCGAGTTTTTGTCTTTGATGAATATCTCAAAATGTTTAGTCTAAAGAAAAATCAGGAACCAATTTAAGGTTCAAAGAAAATATACCGCCCAAAACGAATTTCAACAACATCATGAAAACTACACTAAATCGACAATTGTCACTCAATGGCTCCTTTCCTTTTATTTATAATATTCGCATTATTCCAATCATCTTCGCATTCATGCTAACTGTTGTTACACCAATGCGAATCTATGCAAACTTCGTCTGCGTGGGTTTAGAATGTACTAATATATCAAACGAAACAATACTTGCTGGCAATCTTATTAATCCAGTTCTTGGAGAGATTTACACTGATGATTTCTTGACTGGAATGGCAGAAAGCGGCGTTCTGCAGAACATAAACTCCGCTTTGCTCGGTGGATCTTTCATTCAAAAAAACCGAGTAAGCCTAGGATATTCGGTGGCTAGAACTTACCTTACAGGACGAGATTTCTATTTTGGATCTACGGAGTTGAATCAATTACCAAATTTGGGAGTTGCTGCGTCTCCATCAATTTCTTATTCAACAAACTTAGGATATTTGTTCAATCAGAATGGTGATTGGAATAAATGGAATCTGCATATTCAATTCTTCTCATATTATCCTTCGAAGAATAATTTACCGTATTTGAATCTAAAGAATGCGGAACTTGATGGAAATATACTGAACGCAAGTCTCAATCTGCGATATTTTCCTTTTGCTTCCGAAAATGACGACGATCGGATATGGAAGGGATTGTCTTTTGGATTTGGAATCTTCCATACAAATCAAGAAATTATTTTGAGCTCATATGATCGCAGTCTGACACAATTTCGGTTGGAGGGAGAAAGAAGAAGATGGCTTGGTACCAATCAAGCCAAATATGAATCCACAATAAATACCCTAACGGCAGATACGAGGTATTCTTATTCTCTTTCGAATTTTTCCTTCTTTACTGGATTGGGCTTGATGCATAACCATGGGGCTAATTCTATTCGACTTGAGCGATATGCAAGTATTTCGTCTTCGAGTAATCGGGATGATTTCACAAGCAATCCAAGCGGGCTTGGCATTGATATCGTGAGAAAAGAAAGTATAAACAGTTCAGGTTTCTATGGAATTTTTGGAGTTGAATTGAATTGGTCAGATTATGGATTAGCAATCGAATATCTAAGAAATATAGATTCCGAATCCATTAGCTTAGGAATGCGTTACCGATTCTGATTGTAAAATTTGATCCAATAAGAAATTTATTACTGATCATACCTTTCTGCAAACCATATTAAAATAAAGAGAATTATTCGAAAATTATGAAACTATTAGTCAGTTTTCTCATCCTAATATTTGCAATTCCAATAAATAATTTATTAGCCGATAGTCATACTATTGTTATTGTCAATAAGACGAATAAAATTTTACAAGTCAAAAAAAGCTCGGAAATAGTCCTAGAAATTCCCATTTCCCTTGGCTTCGAACCCTCTGGTGCAAAAAAAGAGGAAGGCGATGGCAAAACACCTGAGGGAAAGTATAAGATAGATTATGTGATCAACGATTGGGATTATTATAAAGCAATGCATATATCCTACCCAAATGCGACTCAGATCGCCGAGGCAAAGAAAAAGAATATCAATCCAGGAGGAGGCATTCTCATTCATGGTATGAGACCAAGGTGGAACTGGGTTGGACGTTTGCATAGTTTTATCAATTGGACTCATGGTTGTATAGCAGTTACCAATGAAGAAATGGATCAACTGTTTAAACTTGTTCCGGTCGGATCAAGCATTATTATAGATCCATAGTATTAGAAATTTAAATTGTCGCTACTGAATCGATTTATAGCACAAAATTAATAACTACGTATTACCTAATTCTTACTGTAATATCCGTTACTTGCCCTCCTGCTGGATTGCTTGAAAGAATTGTACAAAATAGGAACGCAATTCAGAATTTAAAATTAGAAATTCAACTATCCTCCAAATGCTGTATCTAACACCATCATTACGGCAAAACCAATCATGAGTCCAACAGTTGATGCTGTCTGATGACCGTTTCGATGCGTCTCAGGTATCACTTCATGAGATACAACAAAAATCATAGCACCGCCGGCAAGTCCTAGCCCAATTGGATATGCAATCGGATTACCTACCGCGAGTCCAACTCCTAATACCGCTCCCACAGGTTCAAGTAGTCCTGTAATGGCTGCAACCATAACAGCTCTATTCACTGGAACTCCTACTCCTCTTAGTGTAATCGCAACGGCAAGTCCTTCTGGAAGATTTTGTAATGCTATAGCTATCGTTAGTGGCAATCCTACAGAGAAATCTCCTTGGGAAAATCCGACTCCGATTGCCATACCTTCCGGTATATTATGAAGTGCGATTGCAAAAACAAATAACCATATGCGGCTTACTCTCTCTTGTCCTAATCCAAAAGTTCCCGTCTTCTCATGTTCATGCGGGATCAGCTGCTCAAGTCCCATCATCAATGCAACCCCCAATCCCATACCGAATACAACTACCATTGATCCAAGACCTGAGCTTCCAAACAATTGGCGGCCAGAATCCAACCCAGGTATGATCAAGGAGAAAGTGGATGCAGAAAGCATCATTCCTGCAGAGAATCCTAGCATGATATCTTCTGTTCGGTGTTGAATCTTGGAAAGAAAAAATGCAGGCAGGGCACCAATTGCCGTCGCAAGAAAACTAATTCCACTTCCAATCATAGCAAATATTAGAATATCATTATATTGACCTGTATTCAAAAGTAAAAAACTTCTAGATAACAAATAGATTAAAATTAAAAGAATAAAACCCAAAAATGAAAAACTTACGGGGTTGTTCTTGAACAGAATATGGAAATTAAATACTGCATTGATTAGGAAACTTTTTTTTTCATTTTTAGGCTGAATTTTCATAACTTTTGTTCACTTCGCGAGCAATCACATTATAAAGATAGTCAAAAAGATGAATTCAAAAACTGCAATCTATCGACAAAAAAAGGCGAAATTTAAACGTGTAGAATTGACAGAATTTAATTTTCATGAATTTATTATTCGAATATATGCAAATTTCAAATATTTCAGCTGTTAAATAATTTAATTCCATGCTAAGATTTTCTAGAACAATATTCTACACTTCACTCATTTTTCATTTTTTTCTCTTTTCCAATTGCTTCCCAAGCCTTGAGAAAAGTATTTTTGAATCTTTGAATCTTTTGAATTGGCTGAATAGCCTGGGCAATAATTCCCCTACCAACGTCGAACCATCTCCAATGAGAGTCAATCTCTACAGTAAAGCCTATGGTGAAATTACCATTCAGAATTTAGAAGAAGATCCGATAGTAATTCGAGAAAATGGAACTGAAGAGATCCAAGTGACTCAATTGTCAGATGGTAAATTTGAATTCCGAATCACAAGTCAGCCTACGAACCATCGTTGTGCCTTGGTGAATCCATCCGATGTTTATTCTGCGGAATCCATTCTTGAAATAAATTGTTTCTCAGTTTTATCGACAATTCCACCGAACGGCGGCATACTTGCGCCAAGCGAGTCTTTGGTATTTGTATTTTCTGATTCAACGAATTTCAATATAGCAGATATTGATGCATCATTTACCTCGGTGAATCTCGAAGCAGACTCGGGTCCAAACTTTACTCTTGAGAACGAATTGAAGCCAGATGACAAAATCAGAATCACTCCTGCGGGAACGGGATGGAATTCTGGTGTTGGAAAATTTGTCGGTTATAAATTTCAGAATGCGGATGGAAAACCTCTCGCAGTAGAAGAAGATATTCTATTTCTCACTATCGCATCTATGATTCGATATGTTTCTTCAAATGGTAATGATGCCAATGATGGAACCACCCCTTCTGCTTCCTTTCGAAATATCCAGCCAGCCATATCTGATATGACACCTTGTGCAGACAGCGCTTGCCTAGTTCTTGTTGAAGCAGGCAATTATGATGCAGCAGCGGATGGAGATCAGATTGTTCTAGAAAATGGTATATCAATAGTTGGAAGTTATACGGCGGGTAGTAATTTTCAAGAACGGAATACAAGTGCACGAAGTTCAACCATTCATTTTCCATCACCACCGGCGGCAATTTGTGGAATAGCACTACTAGAATACTGTAGTCCAGTTTTTATTCCTTCGAGCGTTACGGAGGTTACTAGTCTCGAAGGTTTTACTATTCAATCAGCCAATTCCGAATGGACTTATGGCGTTGTATCATCGGGCAATCCCTTACTCATGAACAATACAATTCGAAGCGGAGATACAAATGGTACGGTTTATCCGAGAACGGGCGGGTTTCTAATTGTAAGCCAAGGCAATGTATCCGTTAGTAATTCTCTTATCGAAAGTGGAATTTGTTTAGAAGATAACTCTTTTTCTTATGGTTTCCGGATCGATGAGAATAGTTCTGGAATTGGTATTGCTCCTGAACTTAACAATGTCACAGTGAATGCCGGTAATTGCGTAACTGATGGTTCAACATCCATTGGCCTTGCATCTGAATCAACTGGTCCTGCATTCATTGCTTTAACGAATATTAATGATTCGACTTTCCAAGCTGGGGACACAAATCTATCGAATGGAAGTTCTATAGGATTAAAATCAAATTATGGCATTGAGCTTTATGGTAACAATAGCTTTCGATCTGGAAACGGATCAGTTGTCTACGGTTTATCACTGAGCGGTTCTGGAGTGAAAGTGGGCATTAGTGGAAGCCATATTACAATAGAAACAGGTAATGCAACCTTCGAAAATGGAGGAATTCTGCTTGATGGATCATCAATTTTAAATGCTAATCTGCAATATGCAACCGTTAGGTTAGGAGAAACTTCTAATACTGGCTCTGGCTCAATCGTGGTATACGGAATCAGCGCAGCAGATGCCGGCATGTCAATCGAATTCAATAGAATTACAATATTAATGAATTCTGTAACATCCACTTCAGGAGATGCAGATGCAATCGGAATTTATTCGGGAAGCGAAGATAGTGCAAGTAGTATAACGAACAGTTCAATTAGGATGGCAAATGTTGCAGTGGCTCCTACATATCAAGGTTCCAATTATGGGATTCGCTGGGTAGGTCAAAGCGATGGCCTAATCGCAAACAATCTTGTCTACGGCGGAATTTGCAATCGTAAAGCGGGCGGAATTCTGATTGAAAACAATGGTTTGGATATTAGAATTCTCCACAATACAATTGTTAGTGGAACTGCAGATCCAGTGGATAAAGGTTTTGGATTGAGTATTGTCAATGGTATAGGAGATACAGAAATTAGAAATAATATATTTCTGAATAGTCCAACAATTCCTATATGCTTGAACCTAGATGGAATTCCCAATTTAACGGGGGCAATTCAGGGGAATGTCTTTGCAAATTGTTCGATTCCTTTAATAAATTCAGCTACTTTAGATGAATTTAACGAGATATGCACCATCGGGTATCTTGGCAAAAATTCTTGCACTACTCCTACTTCAGATATTGTGGGAGATGGTATTTTAAACTTTCGATTCAATAATCTCTCCAACCCAAATCTTTCCAATCCATTTACAGAGCCTTTTAACTTTTCTCCAACATCCAGCACACCTTGTTCGATCGCAAGATTGGAAAACTTCATTGGAATCAATGATGATAGGTTTCAAGATTCTATAAGACCATTATTTGGACCTCCAGATACTGTAAGTATAGGTGCAATTCAATACAATGGAGCTTGTACACCATAACATGGATCGAACTTTCTCGATTCACTCATTTTATTTTGGAACATTGACAATCGATCAAATATAAAACTCTATCTATAAGTATCTATAAATGGAAAAGCTTGTATAACAAAACTTTTTTATAACATTATATTATTCTGCTAGACATTTACAATTTAGATTGTTAATTGGTGAAGGTCACTACGCAATTATCATCTTCAGGAGAATAGAAATGGCTGATACAAAAAATATAACAAAATTAGATCAACGCTTAATAGCAGACAAACTCATTGATTCAAACTTACTTGGAGATTACAAGAAAGTTCACTCTTTTCTGAATAGTCATGTTCGTAAGAATGGTAAAATTTTGACTGAGGAAACCTTTTCAAAAGGTGATGCTGAATTGAGATCATGGCTTATGCTTCTCTATAAAAAAGGAGCAAGTCAAGAAAAACTTACAAGCTATCTAAGAGTCGGACTTGCTCATTTATGTTTTAACTTTATCGAATCCACTTATAGCCAGATTCCACTAGATGATTTGATCGGAAGAACTCTTGTGTCCTTTAAGAAAAGAAATTTTCATAAGACATTCTTCAAAGTATCACTCGCTGAAGCAAAAGATTCTGTTCGTGGTAAACAAGAAATCAAAGATAAAAAGAAAGCTGTGAAGAAAAAAGCTGCTAAAAAGAAAACAGCTAAGAAAAAAATCATTAAGAAAAAAGTTGTAAAAAAGAAGATTACAAAGAAATCTACAGCGAAGAAAAAATCGAAAAAGCCAGCCGAGAAGAAAGGATTCTTCGCAAGAATATTCTCTTAAAGAATATTACCAGCCTCCACCACCGCCTCCACCCGATGAACTTGATCCTCCACTGGACGAAGATCTGGATGGCGGCGAATAACTTGCTGTAGACGAAAAGTCATTCATTTGACTCCAGGATGCTACAGCACCAGCTCCTGCAAACAATCCTCCAGCACCGGCAATTGCTGCATTTCTCGCAGTATTAGAGCTCTGGTTCGGAGCCGTAGAAGTTTTTTCTGAATTCGATATATCAAAATCACCGGATTGGCTTTTGCGAAATGATGTTGGAGTTGCATATTGAAATTTTGGAAAATTTTCAGGAAGCAAATAAAGACAGTCATTCTTTTTCATATGTTTGATTCTATATTCAAGATCAAAAATCAAATCAAATGCAGGAATATAACTTGAGTAAACAATCGGGATATCACATTCATCGTCGGAGCTAAGCTTGGCATCCATATAATTCTTAAGAGCGAGTGCCTTAAGCGACCAATTGATTTGGTTGATATAATGGTGCGGGGAATAGTGAAACAAATGACGAATACTGATCAAGCCCATCAAACTCAAACAGATATAAACAAATTGTTCAGTTAGATGCAAACTCCAAAAATAAAAAGCGATAACAAAAATAGATGGAATCAATGATCTTAAATAGCGAGTATAAAAATATCGTTTGCGATTTCTTTCCAAATCAGCAAAGCCATAGTGATCATCCTCAATCACAGAAATTACTATGGTTGAAAAAAGAATCGCAATTAATGAAATAAAAAACTGCGGTGCAACAATTCCGTTCGAAGCCAAATAGGAATCCAAAAAATAAAAATACAAACCAATCGATACTAAAACAAAAGGAATAAAAAGAAACAATTTGAAGATAATTTTATCTAAGAATACATTCAATAGGGTTCCCATAAAAGTTTTTCTTTCAGATAATACTCCTCTTTCTAATAAAGCATTTCTATAAACGGACTCAATGTCAGATTTCAAAGAATAGGAAATCCCTTGAATTCCATAATGCTGTTTTATATCAACTGGAGTAACTTGTTCTTTATTATTCACAAAAAGATCTGGAATAATCTTCTGATCCAATAGAGAAAATTCTGAATCTGAAACCAATTTCTTTAAACCAAATTCATTATTCTTGTCATGGAATTTTAAAATTTTCTTTTCTAGGAACAACCTTGTCATCCAAGCCGAGACAATTCCCTTTTCAGAAAGAATTGCAATATCTTCCGGAGATAAATCACCTAACACAATTGCAAAATCTTTCCAGTCCGTGATTTTAAAAGGATTCGCAAAAACACCTTTCTTCTTGGAATATACATACATTCCAAATTGGAAAACTGCCAGTAAGCAAGCCAATAAAATAAGATAGAAAAATCTTACTAAATAGACTTTTAGAATTGAAGGAGGTAATATGTCTGCATTCGCACCGATAAAACTAAAATTGGATTTGCATATCATTTTCTTTCCAGGTGCAAGGCTTGCCTCAGATCTGAAACGAATCAAGCGATCAGAAGATTCATGACTGGACAGGTCATCAGGCTCCCAATTTGCATGCCACCTCAGATCCACAGTCATCTGACGAATGTCTCCATTTCTATCAGCAAATCCAAAATCATGATCCAATGCAAATTTTCCATTGAATTTGCGATCTAGGATATTGTAATACCTTCCAGTAATACGATATTCTATAACCTTATTATCGAAAGGTGGATCGGATATACTTCTGCTCCTCCATTTTATTTGATTCTCAGATCGATTCCAATCGTAATGGTCCAAATTGTCTAGATCACCGTCTTTTAATTTGATCCATTCTCCTTCGCTATTCTTACGTTCTATTGAAATAAAATCAAAGCTCTGTCCAAAGCCAATATCAAAATATCGATATCCTCCGTTCCAATCTCCGTTAAACCGAATACTTTGAATTTCTTGGATCAACATGCTTCCATCTTCATCAATAAAGGCATCAACATGAATCTTATCCCAATCTAAATATTTTTCCTGAGCAATTAAAGTTGAATTATTAATAAATAAAATAACTAAAACTTGAAATATAAATGTAAAAATTACAATCTTTCTAAATAAATTGGAGACTTGCCAAAAGTTTTTCATAATGGGATATTTTGCATGTTTGTAAATTTTGAGTAAACTATTTTTTTACTTAATTCTAATTTCCAAAGGAATTCCTTTTATAAGAACAATTGATTTCATTGACAGAAACTTTGGAACGTAAAAATTAGAACCATGGATAAAGCCAACTTTTCTC of Leptospira sp. GIMC2001 contains these proteins:
- a CDS encoding Lsa36 family surface (lipo)protein, whose amino-acid sequence is MKTTLNRQLSLNGSFPFIYNIRIIPIIFAFMLTVVTPMRIYANFVCVGLECTNISNETILAGNLINPVLGEIYTDDFLTGMAESGVLQNINSALLGGSFIQKNRVSLGYSVARTYLTGRDFYFGSTELNQLPNLGVAASPSISYSTNLGYLFNQNGDWNKWNLHIQFFSYYPSKNNLPYLNLKNAELDGNILNASLNLRYFPFASENDDDRIWKGLSFGFGIFHTNQEIILSSYDRSLTQFRLEGERRRWLGTNQAKYESTINTLTADTRYSYSLSNFSFFTGLGLMHNHGANSIRLERYASISSSSNRDDFTSNPSGLGIDIVRKESINSSGFYGIFGVELNWSDYGLAIEYLRNIDSESISLGMRYRF
- a CDS encoding DUF2207 domain-containing protein, giving the protein MKNFWQVSNLFRKIVIFTFIFQVLVILFINNSTLIAQEKYLDWDKIHVDAFIDEDGSMLIQEIQSIRFNGDWNGGYRYFDIGFGQSFDFISIERKNSEGEWIKLKDGDLDNLDHYDWNRSENQIKWRSRSISDPPFDNKVIEYRITGRYYNILDRKFNGKFALDHDFGFADRNGDIRQMTVDLRWHANWEPDDLSSHESSDRLIRFRSEASLAPGKKMICKSNFSFIGANADILPPSILKVYLVRFFYLILLACLLAVFQFGMYVYSKKKGVFANPFKITDWKDFAIVLGDLSPEDIAILSEKGIVSAWMTRLFLEKKILKFHDKNNEFGLKKLVSDSEFSLLDQKIIPDLFVNNKEQVTPVDIKQHYGIQGISYSLKSDIESVYRNALLERGVLSERKTFMGTLLNVFLDKIIFKLFLFIPFVLVSIGLYFYFLDSYLASNGIVAPQFFISLIAILFSTIVISVIEDDHYGFADLERNRKRYFYTRYLRSLIPSIFVIAFYFWSLHLTEQFVYICLSLMGLISIRHLFHYSPHHYINQINWSLKALALKNYMDAKLSSDDECDIPIVYSSYIPAFDLIFDLEYRIKHMKKNDCLYLLPENFPKFQYATPTSFRKSQSGDFDISNSEKTSTAPNQSSNTARNAAIAGAGGLFAGAGAVASWSQMNDFSSTASYSPPSRSSSSGGSSSSGGGGGGGW
- a CDS encoding L,D-transpeptidase family protein is translated as MKLLVSFLILIFAIPINNLLADSHTIVIVNKTNKILQVKKSSEIVLEIPISLGFEPSGAKKEEGDGKTPEGKYKIDYVINDWDYYKAMHISYPNATQIAEAKKKNINPGGGILIHGMRPRWNWVGRLHSFINWTHGCIAVTNEEMDQLFKLVPVGSSIIIDP
- a CDS encoding Fic family protein; this encodes MIKLETYRSGSLEKHPTVYSYFLPTPINDHWQWGDQTLNLLLEKAAIKLGELNSFARLVPNIDLFIQLHVTKEAVISSRIEGTQTEMEEALLEEEEISPERRNDWIEVKNYINAINQAIQELESLPISSRLIKQTHKILLSSVRGENKLPGEFRNSQNWIGGASLLDAVFIPPNQDYVNELMSDLEKFLHNEEINVPALIKIGIAHYQFETIHPFLDGNGRIGRLLITLFLVDKKVLQKPLLYLSAFFEQNKGLYYDKLTIVRNSNDLLQWLKYFLIGIAETAENATRTLSSILELKSRLEITLSKTFGKRAANANLLLQNLFLNPVVHVKQVQSILDLSYKSANDLINDFVEQNILKEMTGQIRNRVFVFDEYLKMFSLKKNQEPI
- a CDS encoding ZIP family metal transporter, which translates into the protein MKIQPKNEKKSFLINAVFNFHILFKNNPVSFSFLGFILLILIYLLSRSFLLLNTGQYNDILIFAMIGSGISFLATAIGALPAFFLSKIQHRTEDIMLGFSAGMMLSASTFSLIIPGLDSGRQLFGSSGLGSMVVVFGMGLGVALMMGLEQLIPHEHEKTGTFGLGQERVSRIWLFVFAIALHNIPEGMAIGVGFSQGDFSVGLPLTIAIALQNLPEGLAVAITLRGVGVPVNRAVMVAAITGLLEPVGAVLGVGLAVGNPIAYPIGLGLAGGAMIFVVSHEVIPETHRNGHQTASTVGLMIGFAVMMVLDTAFGG